From the genome of Persephonella atlantica:
ATATTCTTTTTCATAATATGTAGACACTGAAGGGTTATTAGGTTTTTCTTTTTGATAAATTTTTCCTATTTCAACACCATTAGATAGCTCAAGTTTAATAACTATTTCTTCTTCTGTGTAGTCACCATTCTTATAAAAATCATCTGGATCAATTTTATAAAGAGTCTCACTATCAGAAAAAGCCCTTATGCAGTCTAAAATAGATGTTTTTCCTGCATCATTTTCTCCAACAATACAGGTTATATCTTCATTAAATTCTATTTCTAAATCCTTTAAACTACGAAAATTTTTCACTGAAAGTTTTTTTATTTTCATTCCCCCTAACCTCCAGGTGAGTTTTTGTTTTAATCCTTGAAGTTAATGTCTCTTTTTAACTTTTTTTAACTAAAATTTTACCTTAAATATAATTGGATTTTATATCTAAAATGTTGATTATTAAGTTGCAGGTTGGAAATTTTAGTATATACTTGTATATATACCTTTTCATGGAGTTGATGTTATGATTACAATTAACAAATGGGGTAATTCTCAAGGAATAAGAATACCTAAGAGTTATCTGAAAAAATTAGGCTTAGAAGTAGGAGATGAAGTTGAAATAAGAGTTGAAGATGAAAAACTTGTTATTATTCCGGTCAAGAAAAAAAGAAAACCAAAGTTAGATATAAACAAGTTATTCAAAGAAAAGTATGAGAAAAACAAAGAGTATCAGTGGGGGAAAGCAGGTAAAGAAGTATGGTAGATTACATTCCTAAAAAAGGAGATATAATCCATCTGAATTTTGACCCGTCATTAGGACACGAACAAAAGGGGAATAGATATGCGATTGTTGTAAGCCATTATATTTTTAATAAAAATACTGGAATGTGCTTTGCTATCCCTATAACTTCAAAATGTAAAGACTACCCTACAC
Proteins encoded in this window:
- a CDS encoding AbrB/MazE/SpoVT family DNA-binding domain-containing protein yields the protein MITINKWGNSQGIRIPKSYLKKLGLEVGDEVEIRVEDEKLVIIPVKKKRKPKLDINKLFKEKYEKNKEYQWGKAGKEVW
- a CDS encoding type II toxin-antitoxin system PemK/MazF family toxin: MVDYIPKKGDIIHLNFDPSLGHEQKGNRYAIVVSHYIFNKNTGMCFAIPITSKCKDYPTQVYIEAGKIKGCALIDQLKSIDYKVRKVVFKSKLPDSQLEKILDIIEAIIFS